In Prunus dulcis chromosome 2, ALMONDv2, whole genome shotgun sequence, a single genomic region encodes these proteins:
- the LOC117617271 gene encoding ABC transporter D family member 1 isoform X2 — protein MPSLQLLQLTEHGRSFMASRRKTLLLATGIVVAGGTVAYVQSRLSHKKHDAIGHYNGLNDNEETTEKVVTNDHKLKKPPRKKGGLKSLQVLAAILLSEMGQMGVRDLLALVSIVVLRTALSNRLAKVQGFLFRAAFLRRVPLFLRLISENILLCFLVSTMHSTSKYITGTLSLRFRKILTKLIHSHYFENIAYYKMSHVDGRITNPEQRIASDVPKFCSELSEIVQDDLTAVTDGLLYTWRLCSYASPKYVFWILAYVIGAGATIRNFSPAFGKLMSKEQQLEGEYRQLHSRLRTHAESVAFYGGESREEFHIKKKFETLIGHMRVVLHDHWWFGMIQDFLLKYLGATVAVILIIEPFFSGHLRPDTSTLGRAEMLSNLRYHTSVIISLFQSLGTLSISSRRLNRLSGYADRIHELLAISRELSVVNGKSSGSRNCFSEADYIEFAGVKVVTPTGNVLVDNLSLRVESGSNLLITGPNGSGKSSLFRVLGGLWPLVSGHIVKPGVGTDLNKEIFYVPQRPYTAVGTLRDQLIYPLTVDQEVEPLTHSGMVELLRNVDLEYLLDRYPPEKEINWGDELSLGEQQRLGMARLFYHKPKFAILDECTSAVTTDMEERFCAKVRAMGTSCITISHRPALVAFHDVVLSLDGEGGWSVQFKREDSPLLNEGGANMMLSETTRQSDALTVQRAFATTRRDSTISNSKAQSYIGEVIAVSPSEDHNVTHPFVPQLRRDPRALPLRVAAMFKVLIPTVLDKQGAQLLAVAFLVVSRTWISDRIASLNGTTVKFVLEQDKAAFIRLIGVSVLQSAASSFIAPSLRHLTARLALGWRIRLTQHLLKNYLRNNAFYKVFNMSSKKIDADQRITQDLEKLTTDLSGLVTGMIKPSVDILWFTWRMKLLTGRRGVAILYAYMLLGLGFLRSVTPEFGDLASREQQLEGTFRFMHERLRAHAESVAFFGGGSREKAMVESKFKELLDHSLSLLKKKWLFGILDDFTTKQLPHNVTWGLSLLYAIEHKGDRALISTQGELAHALRFLASVVSQSFLAFGDILELHRKFLELSGGINRIFELEELLDAAQSVVGYSAASEADTQSPSKWRDYNSEDVITFSEVNIITPSQKILARELTCDIVPGKSLLVTGPNGSGKSSVFRVLRGLWPITSGRITKPSQHVKEGVGSGCGVFYVPQRPYTCLGTLRDQIIYPLSFEEAELRALKLYREGEKSSEHTNILDMRLRTILENVRLSYLLEREEGGWDANLNWEDTLSLGEQQRLGMARLFFHKPKFAILDECTNATSVDVEEQLYRLAKDMGITVVTSSQRPALIPFHALELRLIDGEGNWELRSIKQ, from the exons GTGTTGCGAACTGCTTTGAGCAACAGGCTGGCAAAAGTTCAAGGATTTTTATTCCGTGCAGCTTTCCTTCGACGCGTGCCATTATTTCTTCGACTGATCTcggaaaatattttattatgttttcttGTATCAACCATGCATTCTACTTCAAAGTATATCACGGGGACCTTAAGTCTGCGGTTCAGAAAAATATTGACAAAACTTATTCATTCCCATTATTTTGAG AATATCGCATACTACAAAATGTCTCATGTCGATGGTCGGATAACTAATCCTGAACAAAGAATTGCAAGTGATGTGCCAAAGTTCTGTTCAGAGTTGAGTGAAATTGTACAGGATGATTTGACAGCTGTCACTGATGGTTTGCTTTATACTTGGCGGCTGTGTTCTTACGCCAGTCCTAAATATGTTTTCTGGATATTG GCATATGTAATAGGAGCAGGGGCCACGATAAGAAATTTTTCTCCTGCTTTTGGGAAACTAATGTCCAAAGAACAACAATTGGAAGGGGAGTACCGACAACTTCATTCACGATTAAGGACACATGCAGAAAGTGTGGCATTTTATGGTGGAGAAAGTAGGGAAGAATTTCATATTAAGAAGAAGTTTGAAACTCTGATTGGGCATATGCGTGTTGTCCTTCATGACCATTGGTGGTTTGGCATGATTCAAGATTTTTTATTGAAGTATCTTGGTGCTACAGTGGCTGTTATACTGATTATTGAGCCCTTCTTCTCAGGCCATCTGAGGCCTGACACTTCAACTTTAGGCCGCGCGGAGATGTTAAGCAATTTAAGATATCATACTAGTGTCATAATTTCACTATTTCAGTCTTTGGGAACTCTTTCTATAAGTTCAAGGCGGCTTAATCGTCTCAG tGGTTATGCTGATCGCATTCATGAATTACTGGCCATATCAAGAGAGCTAAGTGTGGTCAATGGTAAATCTTCTGGGAGCAGAAATTGCTTTAGTGAAGCTGATTACATTGAATTTGCTGGTGTCAAG GTTGTTACCCCCACGGGTAATGTTTTGGTGGATAATTTGTCACTTAGGGTCGAATCAGGATCTAATCTTTTGATTACAG GACCAAATGGTAGCGGGAAGAGCTCACTTTTCCGAGTTCTAGGAGGTCTCTGGCCCTTGGTATCTGGCCATATTGTGAAACCTGGTGTTGGTACTGATCtcaataaagaaattttttatgtacCACAAAGACCATACACAGCTGTTGGAACACTTCGGGACCAGTTGATTTATCCTCTTACCGTAGATCAAGAGGTTGAACCACTTACACACAGTGGAATGGTGGAGTTATTGAGAAAT GTTGACCTCGAGTATTTGTTAGACCGGTATCCACCtgagaaagaaataaattggGGTGATGAATTATCTCTTGGGGAGCAACAAAGATTGGGGATGGCTAGACTTTTCTATCATAAGCCTAAATTTGCAATTCTTGATGAGTGCACAAGTGCTGTCACAACTGATATGGAGGAACGTTTTTGTGCTAAAGTTCGAGCGATGGGAACGTCATGCATTACTATCTCACATCGTCCGGCTCTAGTTGCATTTCATGATGTGGTGTTGTCCTTGGATGGTGAAGGTGGTTGGAGTGTTCAGTTCAAAAG GGAGGATTCTCCTCTCCTTAATGAAGGTGGGGCAAATATGATGTTGTCTGAGACAACCCGACAGAGTGATGCATTGACAGTTCAACGTGCATTTGCCACGACTAGAAGG GATTCTACAATCTCAAATTCGAAGGCACAATCTTACATTGGTGAGGTGATAGCAGTGTCTCCTTCCGAGGATCATAATGTTACACATCCATTTGTTCCACAGCTCCGAAGGGATCCTCGAGCTTTGCCATTGAGAGTAGCAGCCATGTTCAAAGTACTG ATTCCCACAGTTCTTGATAAACAAGGAGCACAACTGCTTGCAGTTGCTTTTCTCGTGGTATCGAGAACATGGATTTCAGATCGTATTGCTTCCTTAAATG GAACCACTGTGAAATTTGTTTTGGAGCAGGATAAGGCAGCCTTTATTCGTCTAATTGGCGTTAGTGTTCTGCAGAGTGCTGCATCATCCTTCATTGCACCTTCTTTAAG GCACTTGACAGCCAGGCTGGCTCTTGGGTGGAGGATTCGTTTAACTCAACATTTACTCAAAAATTACTTAAGAAATAATGCATTTTATAAG GTGTTCAACATGTCAAGCAAGAAGATAGATGCTGATCAGAGAATAACTCAGGACCTAGAAAAGTTAACTACTGACTTGTCGGGACTGGTTACAGGAATGATAAAGCCTTCTGTGGACATTCTTTG GTTCACCTGGAGAATGAAGCTTTTGACTGGTCGGAGAGGTGTTGCTATATTGTATGCTTACATGTTGCTGGGTCTTGGCTTTTTGAGGTCTGTTACCCCTGAATTTGGTGATTTGGCAAGTCGTGAGCAACAACTTGAAGGAACCTTCAG GTTTATGCACGAGAGACTGCGTGCTCATGCTGAATCTGTTGCTTTCTTTGGGGGAGGTTCTAGAGAAAAAGCT ATGGTtgaatcaaaattcaaagaacTTCTCGATCACTCCTTGTCTCttttaaagaagaaatggTTGTTTGGAATTCTGGATGATTTTACCACGAAACAACTCCCACATAATGTGACTTGGGGTTTGAGCTTGTTATATGCCATCGAACACAAGGGAGACCGAGCATTAATATCCACTCAAG GTGAGCTGGCACATGCATTGCGTTTCTTAGCATCTGTTGTATCTCAAAGCTTTTTAGCTTTCGGTGACATTCTTGAACTGCATAGAAAGTTCCTTGAACTCTCTGGTGGCATCAACAGAATTTTTGAGCTCGAAGAGCTTCTAGATGCTGCACAGTCTG TTGTTGGTTATTCAGCGGCTTCCGAAGCTGACACTCAGTCACCATCTAAGTGGAGGGATTATAATTCTGAAGATGTCATTACCTTCTCAGAAGTTAATATCATCACCCCATCACAGAAGATATTGGCTAGGGAGTTAACATGTGATATAGTACCTGGGAAAAGCTTGCTTGTTACTG GTCCAAATGGGAGTGGAAAAAGTTCTGTCTTTAGAGTTCTTAGAGGTCTTTGGCCCATCACGAGTGGAAGAATCACTAAACCATCACAACATGTTAAAGAAGGTGTTGGATCTGGTTGTGGAGTATTTTATGTTCCTCAGCGGCCTTATACATGTTTGGGAACACTCAGGGATCAAATTATATATCCTCTATCTTTTGAGGAGGCTGAGTTAAGGGCATTGAAGTTGTATCGAGAAG GTGAAAAATCTTCTGAGCACACCAATATTCTAGACATGCGGTTGAGAACTATTCTGGAGAATGTCCGATTGAGTTATCTTTTGGAAAGGGAAGAAGGTGGTTGGGATGCTAATCTGAATTGGGAGGACACTCTCTCCCTTGGAGAACAGCAGAGATTAGGCATG GCACGCCTATTTTTTCACAAGCCTAAATTTGCCATCCTTGATGAATGCACCAA TGCTACGAGCGTTGATGTTGAAGAACAACTTTATCGGCTCGCAAAAGACATGGGTATCACAGTTGTTACCTCCTCACAA CGTCCTGCTCTAATTCCATTCCATGCTCTGGAATTACGGCTCATTGATGGCGAGGGTAACTGGGAGCTTCGTTCAATAAAACAATGA
- the LOC117617271 gene encoding ABC transporter D family member 1 isoform X1, which translates to MPSLQLLQLTEHGRSFMASRRKTLLLATGIVVAGGTVAYVQSRLSHKKHDAIGHYNGLNDNEETTEKVVTNDHKLKKPPRKKGGLKSLQVLAAILLSEMGQMGVRDLLALVSIVVLRTALSNRLAKVQGFLFRAAFLRRVPLFLRLISENILLCFLVSTMHSTSKYITGTLSLRFRKILTKLIHSHYFENIAYYKMSHVDGRITNPEQRIASDVPKFCSELSEIVQDDLTAVTDGLLYTWRLCSYASPKYVFWILAYVIGAGATIRNFSPAFGKLMSKEQQLEGEYRQLHSRLRTHAESVAFYGGESREEFHIKKKFETLIGHMRVVLHDHWWFGMIQDFLLKYLGATVAVILIIEPFFSGHLRPDTSTLGRAEMLSNLRYHTSVIISLFQSLGTLSISSRRLNRLSGYADRIHELLAISRELSVVNGKSSGSRNCFSEADYIEFAGVKVVTPTGNVLVDNLSLRVESGSNLLITGPNGSGKSSLFRVLGGLWPLVSGHIVKPGVGTDLNKEIFYVPQRPYTAVGTLRDQLIYPLTVDQEVEPLTHSGMVELLRNVDLEYLLDRYPPEKEINWGDELSLGEQQRLGMARLFYHKPKFAILDECTSAVTTDMEERFCAKVRAMGTSCITISHRPALVAFHDVVLSLDGEGGWSVQFKRIFPYNSREDSPLLNEGGANMMLSETTRQSDALTVQRAFATTRRDSTISNSKAQSYIGEVIAVSPSEDHNVTHPFVPQLRRDPRALPLRVAAMFKVLIPTVLDKQGAQLLAVAFLVVSRTWISDRIASLNGTTVKFVLEQDKAAFIRLIGVSVLQSAASSFIAPSLRHLTARLALGWRIRLTQHLLKNYLRNNAFYKVFNMSSKKIDADQRITQDLEKLTTDLSGLVTGMIKPSVDILWFTWRMKLLTGRRGVAILYAYMLLGLGFLRSVTPEFGDLASREQQLEGTFRFMHERLRAHAESVAFFGGGSREKAMVESKFKELLDHSLSLLKKKWLFGILDDFTTKQLPHNVTWGLSLLYAIEHKGDRALISTQGELAHALRFLASVVSQSFLAFGDILELHRKFLELSGGINRIFELEELLDAAQSVVGYSAASEADTQSPSKWRDYNSEDVITFSEVNIITPSQKILARELTCDIVPGKSLLVTGPNGSGKSSVFRVLRGLWPITSGRITKPSQHVKEGVGSGCGVFYVPQRPYTCLGTLRDQIIYPLSFEEAELRALKLYREGEKSSEHTNILDMRLRTILENVRLSYLLEREEGGWDANLNWEDTLSLGEQQRLGMARLFFHKPKFAILDECTNATSVDVEEQLYRLAKDMGITVVTSSQRPALIPFHALELRLIDGEGNWELRSIKQ; encoded by the exons GTGTTGCGAACTGCTTTGAGCAACAGGCTGGCAAAAGTTCAAGGATTTTTATTCCGTGCAGCTTTCCTTCGACGCGTGCCATTATTTCTTCGACTGATCTcggaaaatattttattatgttttcttGTATCAACCATGCATTCTACTTCAAAGTATATCACGGGGACCTTAAGTCTGCGGTTCAGAAAAATATTGACAAAACTTATTCATTCCCATTATTTTGAG AATATCGCATACTACAAAATGTCTCATGTCGATGGTCGGATAACTAATCCTGAACAAAGAATTGCAAGTGATGTGCCAAAGTTCTGTTCAGAGTTGAGTGAAATTGTACAGGATGATTTGACAGCTGTCACTGATGGTTTGCTTTATACTTGGCGGCTGTGTTCTTACGCCAGTCCTAAATATGTTTTCTGGATATTG GCATATGTAATAGGAGCAGGGGCCACGATAAGAAATTTTTCTCCTGCTTTTGGGAAACTAATGTCCAAAGAACAACAATTGGAAGGGGAGTACCGACAACTTCATTCACGATTAAGGACACATGCAGAAAGTGTGGCATTTTATGGTGGAGAAAGTAGGGAAGAATTTCATATTAAGAAGAAGTTTGAAACTCTGATTGGGCATATGCGTGTTGTCCTTCATGACCATTGGTGGTTTGGCATGATTCAAGATTTTTTATTGAAGTATCTTGGTGCTACAGTGGCTGTTATACTGATTATTGAGCCCTTCTTCTCAGGCCATCTGAGGCCTGACACTTCAACTTTAGGCCGCGCGGAGATGTTAAGCAATTTAAGATATCATACTAGTGTCATAATTTCACTATTTCAGTCTTTGGGAACTCTTTCTATAAGTTCAAGGCGGCTTAATCGTCTCAG tGGTTATGCTGATCGCATTCATGAATTACTGGCCATATCAAGAGAGCTAAGTGTGGTCAATGGTAAATCTTCTGGGAGCAGAAATTGCTTTAGTGAAGCTGATTACATTGAATTTGCTGGTGTCAAG GTTGTTACCCCCACGGGTAATGTTTTGGTGGATAATTTGTCACTTAGGGTCGAATCAGGATCTAATCTTTTGATTACAG GACCAAATGGTAGCGGGAAGAGCTCACTTTTCCGAGTTCTAGGAGGTCTCTGGCCCTTGGTATCTGGCCATATTGTGAAACCTGGTGTTGGTACTGATCtcaataaagaaattttttatgtacCACAAAGACCATACACAGCTGTTGGAACACTTCGGGACCAGTTGATTTATCCTCTTACCGTAGATCAAGAGGTTGAACCACTTACACACAGTGGAATGGTGGAGTTATTGAGAAAT GTTGACCTCGAGTATTTGTTAGACCGGTATCCACCtgagaaagaaataaattggGGTGATGAATTATCTCTTGGGGAGCAACAAAGATTGGGGATGGCTAGACTTTTCTATCATAAGCCTAAATTTGCAATTCTTGATGAGTGCACAAGTGCTGTCACAACTGATATGGAGGAACGTTTTTGTGCTAAAGTTCGAGCGATGGGAACGTCATGCATTACTATCTCACATCGTCCGGCTCTAGTTGCATTTCATGATGTGGTGTTGTCCTTGGATGGTGAAGGTGGTTGGAGTGTTCAGTTCAAAAG aattttcccttataattccagGGAGGATTCTCCTCTCCTTAATGAAGGTGGGGCAAATATGATGTTGTCTGAGACAACCCGACAGAGTGATGCATTGACAGTTCAACGTGCATTTGCCACGACTAGAAGG GATTCTACAATCTCAAATTCGAAGGCACAATCTTACATTGGTGAGGTGATAGCAGTGTCTCCTTCCGAGGATCATAATGTTACACATCCATTTGTTCCACAGCTCCGAAGGGATCCTCGAGCTTTGCCATTGAGAGTAGCAGCCATGTTCAAAGTACTG ATTCCCACAGTTCTTGATAAACAAGGAGCACAACTGCTTGCAGTTGCTTTTCTCGTGGTATCGAGAACATGGATTTCAGATCGTATTGCTTCCTTAAATG GAACCACTGTGAAATTTGTTTTGGAGCAGGATAAGGCAGCCTTTATTCGTCTAATTGGCGTTAGTGTTCTGCAGAGTGCTGCATCATCCTTCATTGCACCTTCTTTAAG GCACTTGACAGCCAGGCTGGCTCTTGGGTGGAGGATTCGTTTAACTCAACATTTACTCAAAAATTACTTAAGAAATAATGCATTTTATAAG GTGTTCAACATGTCAAGCAAGAAGATAGATGCTGATCAGAGAATAACTCAGGACCTAGAAAAGTTAACTACTGACTTGTCGGGACTGGTTACAGGAATGATAAAGCCTTCTGTGGACATTCTTTG GTTCACCTGGAGAATGAAGCTTTTGACTGGTCGGAGAGGTGTTGCTATATTGTATGCTTACATGTTGCTGGGTCTTGGCTTTTTGAGGTCTGTTACCCCTGAATTTGGTGATTTGGCAAGTCGTGAGCAACAACTTGAAGGAACCTTCAG GTTTATGCACGAGAGACTGCGTGCTCATGCTGAATCTGTTGCTTTCTTTGGGGGAGGTTCTAGAGAAAAAGCT ATGGTtgaatcaaaattcaaagaacTTCTCGATCACTCCTTGTCTCttttaaagaagaaatggTTGTTTGGAATTCTGGATGATTTTACCACGAAACAACTCCCACATAATGTGACTTGGGGTTTGAGCTTGTTATATGCCATCGAACACAAGGGAGACCGAGCATTAATATCCACTCAAG GTGAGCTGGCACATGCATTGCGTTTCTTAGCATCTGTTGTATCTCAAAGCTTTTTAGCTTTCGGTGACATTCTTGAACTGCATAGAAAGTTCCTTGAACTCTCTGGTGGCATCAACAGAATTTTTGAGCTCGAAGAGCTTCTAGATGCTGCACAGTCTG TTGTTGGTTATTCAGCGGCTTCCGAAGCTGACACTCAGTCACCATCTAAGTGGAGGGATTATAATTCTGAAGATGTCATTACCTTCTCAGAAGTTAATATCATCACCCCATCACAGAAGATATTGGCTAGGGAGTTAACATGTGATATAGTACCTGGGAAAAGCTTGCTTGTTACTG GTCCAAATGGGAGTGGAAAAAGTTCTGTCTTTAGAGTTCTTAGAGGTCTTTGGCCCATCACGAGTGGAAGAATCACTAAACCATCACAACATGTTAAAGAAGGTGTTGGATCTGGTTGTGGAGTATTTTATGTTCCTCAGCGGCCTTATACATGTTTGGGAACACTCAGGGATCAAATTATATATCCTCTATCTTTTGAGGAGGCTGAGTTAAGGGCATTGAAGTTGTATCGAGAAG GTGAAAAATCTTCTGAGCACACCAATATTCTAGACATGCGGTTGAGAACTATTCTGGAGAATGTCCGATTGAGTTATCTTTTGGAAAGGGAAGAAGGTGGTTGGGATGCTAATCTGAATTGGGAGGACACTCTCTCCCTTGGAGAACAGCAGAGATTAGGCATG GCACGCCTATTTTTTCACAAGCCTAAATTTGCCATCCTTGATGAATGCACCAA TGCTACGAGCGTTGATGTTGAAGAACAACTTTATCGGCTCGCAAAAGACATGGGTATCACAGTTGTTACCTCCTCACAA CGTCCTGCTCTAATTCCATTCCATGCTCTGGAATTACGGCTCATTGATGGCGAGGGTAACTGGGAGCTTCGTTCAATAAAACAATGA
- the LOC117618668 gene encoding uncharacterized protein LOC117618668, translating into MRAPSLPLSSVESSKHPEFATESTRRSTRRLTESRRSRRRKSGVVLLRNLSTEMPSVEMRRTTRVFGMGMVKGGVDGARVLRSGRRLWPESSESKLERARNGDEDWLKLMKSHAGESVVGLNHKKWAGANQVGSPRRNTPVLKTSVVKKPQSNELLADLLKEHKRYGIVYTRKRKRASASFLGNVERESGSDDRMYGRRFARRQRMKKSKELDSHPGFVCPEVLCFSVESSCAQGYWAGRFLYSVLVYMTRASLGLTEFSEFLALEPIGSIFASYGIQFSRDRSCTRRSGVCKLFGAEQFIPLFSVDFSAVPGCFMFMHTSMHLRFRCHLTVNNLIDGHENGEFIDQGDDDDDDGGDGEKVDFIENRHALHSSVRVPKLACRSTQYRNGLTSRGIQKRRSSLRRRRSRNPSLVSLRKPNGALVSELISIRKNGLPFSSVESKHMLRKSVSFSPAGNLKAESLTIEGSKRDLDSTCCSANILFTELDKCYREDGATVMLEMSSSGEWLLVVKKNGLTRYTHKAEKVMRPCSKNRITQAIIWSADSNGDNNWKLEFPNRCDWAIFKDLYKECSDRVVPAPAIKFIPVPGVREVPGYADSHSTPFDRPESYIYLNDDEVSRAMAKRTANYDMDSDDEEWLKKFNSDFFAENELHDHVSEDNFELMVDAFEKAFYCRPYDFSDENAAANLCLDMGRREVVEAIYSYWMNKRKQKRSSSLLRVFQGHQSKRALLDPKPVLRKRRSFKRQPSQFGRGKQPSFLQAMAAEQDALQEQNAIHKVEEAKAEADRSVELAIRKRKRAQLLMQNADLVTYKATMAFRIAEAAQVLGSPDAAAAYVLD; encoded by the exons ATGAGAGCTCCGTCGCTGCCGCTTTCTTCTGTTGAGAGTTCCAAGCACCCCGAGTTTGCGACTGAGTCGACTCGGAGATCGACTCGGCGACTCACTGAGTCAAGGAGGAGCAGGAGGAGGAAGTCCGGAGTGGTGTTGCTTCGGAATCTGAGCACGGAAATGCCATCGGTGGAGATGAGACGGACGACCAGGGTTTTCGGGATGGGGATGGTGAAGGGTGGGGTCGATGGGGCTCGGGTCCTGCGTTCCGGGCGCCGCCTCTGGCCCGAATCCTCTGAGTCCAAGCTCGAGAGGGCCCGCAATGGCGACGAGGACTGGCTCAAACTCATGAAAAGCCATGCCGGAGAGTCTGTTGTTGGATTAAATCACAAGAAATGGGCTGGGGCCAACCAAGTCGGTAGTCCAAGACGAAACACCCCTGTTTTGAAGACCTCAGTGGTCAAGAAGCCTCAAAGCAATGAGCTTTTGGCCGACTTGCTCAAAGAGCATAAGAGGTATGGGATTGTGTATACCCGAAAGAGGAAGCGTGCCAGTGCAAGTTTTTTAGGGAATGTAGAGAGGGAAAGTGGATCTGATGATAGAATGTATGGGCGGAGGTTTGCTCGGAGGCAGAGGATGAAGAAGAGTAAGGAATTGGATTCCCATCCGGGTTTTGTGTGCCCAGAAGTGCTATGCTTTTCGGTGGAGTCTTCATGTGCTCAGGGTTACTGGGCTGGTCGGTTTTTGTATTCTGTTTTGGTGTACATGACGAGGGCCAGTCTTGGGTTGACTGAATTTTCTGAGTTTCTTGCTTTAGAGCCGATTGGCAGCATTTTTGCCTCCTATGGCATTCAGTTCTCGCGG GATCGTTCTTGTACTAGGAGGTCTGGGGTTTGCAAGCTTTTTGGGGCCGAGCAGTTTATCCCATTGTTTTCTGTGGACTTTTCTGCGGTTCCTGGATGTTTTATGTTCATGCATACCAGCATGCATCTTAGATTCCGTTGTCATCTAACGGTAAATAATCTGATTGATGGGCATGAAAATGGAGAATTTATTGATCAgggagatgatgatgatgatgatggtggtgatggtgaaaAAGTTGATTTTATTGAGAACAGGCATGCGTTGCATTCAAGTGTAAGAGTTCCCAAATTAGCTTGTAGAAGCACCCAGTATAGGAATGGTTTAACCTCGCGTGGTATTCAGAAGCGGCGGAGTTCATTGAGGAGAAGACGGTCTAGAAATCCTTCACTGGTTTCCCTACGCAAACCCAATGGAGCCCTAGTTTCTGAGTTAATCAGTATTAGGAAGAATGGCCTCCCTTTTTCTTCTGTAGAATCTAAGCATATGCTTAGGAAGTCAGTTTCATTTTCTCCTGCAGGAAACTTGAAAGCAGAGAGTTTGACCATCGAGGGATCAAAACGGGATTTAGATTCGACATGCTGCTCAGCGAATATATTGTTCACTGAACTAGACAAATGTTATAGAGAAGATGGGGCAACTGTCATGTTAGAAATGTCTTCATCTGGGGAGTGGCTTCTTGTGGTCAAGAAAAATGGATTAACGCGATACACTCACAAGGCAGAGAAAGTAATGAGGCCCTGCTCTAAAAACCGTATAACACAGGCTATAATATGGTCTGCAGATAGTAATGGTGATAATAATTGGAAGCTAGAGTTTCCCAATCGATGTGACTGGGCTATTTTTAAGGATCTTTACAAGGAGTGTTCTGATCGTGTTGTACCAGCTCCAGCTATTAAGTTCATCCCCGTGCCTGGGGTGCGTGAAGTCCCAGGTTATGCGGATAGCCACAGCACTCCGTTTGACAGACCAGAATCATACATTTATCTGAATGATGATGAGGTGTCTAGAGCCATGGCAAAGAGGACTGCGAATTATGACATGGACTCTGATGACGAGGAGTGGCTGAAAAAGTTCAACAGTGACTTCTTTGCGGAGAATGAACTTCATGACCATGTTTCAGAGgataattttgaattaatgGTTGATGCGTTTGAGAAGGCATTTTATTGTAGACCGTATGATTTCTCTGATGAGAATGCAGCTGCTAATCTTTGTCTGGATATGGGGAGGAGGGAAGTAGTAGAGGCTATATATAGTTATTGGATGAATAAACGGAAGCAGAAAAGGTCATCATCACTGCTTAGGGTATTCCAG GGGCATCAATCGAAGAGAGCTCTGCTGGACCCAAAGCCTGTTCTGCGCAAGAGAAGATCATTCAAACGACAGCCAAGTCAATTTGGTAGAGGAAAACAACCAAGTTTCTTGCAAG CTATGGCTGCTGAACAAGATGCATTGCAAGAGCAGAATGCCATACATAAAGTTGAAGAAGCGAAAGCTGAGGCAGACAGATCCGTGGAATTAGCAATTCGCAAACGAAAAAGGGCTCAGTTGCTCATGCAGAATGCAGATTTGGTAACTTACAAAGCCACAATGGCCTTCAGAATTGCCGAGGCTGCTCAAGTTCTCGGATCGCCAGATGCTGCCGCCGCTTATGTACTTGATTGA
- the LOC117618078 gene encoding uncharacterized protein LOC117618078, which yields MLFFWLCYVAPGKIVYCAKNYDAEFQKVLLLHHKRSSLPTPGTWWQSPPLASFKLNVDGAVNLNSGLHGVGVVVRDSSGQLCGAVAMQAPSLLSVLATELFALAVRISFAVDASFLLLIIEYDSLIAIQLLLKEETCYAAKGVIIEEIQHLLSSTPPYFIRFVPRTANGVANLLARSSLCQEDLSF from the coding sequence ATGTTGTTCTTTTGGTTATGTTATGTTGCCCCCGGGAAAATTGTTTATTGTGCGAAGAACTATGATGCTGAGTTCCAAAAGGTCTTGCTTCTTCATCATAAACGGTCTTCTTTGCCAACTCCAGGGACATGGTGGCAATCCCCTCCTCTTGCCTCCTTTAAACTCAACGTTGATGGTGCTGTTAATTTGAATTCGGGGTTACATGGTGTTGGTGTGGTTGTTAGGGACTCATCTGGTCAACTTTGTGGTGCGGTGGCGATGCAGGCTCCGAGTCTCCTGTCGGTACTGGCTACTGAGTTGTTTGCCCTAGCAGTTAGAATTTCCTTTGCGGTAGATGCTTCCTTTTTGCttttaataattgaatatGATTCTTTGATTGCAATCCAACTGCTTCTTAAAGAAGAGACTTGTTATGCGGCGAAAGGGGTCATTATTGAGGAAATTCAACATCTTCTTTCATCTACGCCACCCTACTTTATTCGTTTTGTTCCCCGCACTGCTAATGGGGTTGCGAATCTACTAGCGCGCTCTAGCCTTTGTCAGGAGGACCTGTCTTTCTGA